A single region of the Streptomyces sp. NBC_01262 genome encodes:
- a CDS encoding PLD nuclease N-terminal domain-containing protein, translating to MIRYVLPLLVLGLWIYAFIDCLQTPENEVRGLPKLVWVLIILFFGEVLVGPVAWLVAGRNRGAPRFVAPDDNPEFLRSLKDRKKKDEGEAQA from the coding sequence ATGATCAGGTATGTGCTGCCCCTGCTGGTGCTCGGGCTGTGGATCTACGCGTTCATCGACTGCCTGCAGACACCTGAGAACGAGGTGCGTGGGCTGCCCAAGCTGGTGTGGGTCCTGATCATCCTGTTCTTCGGCGAGGTGCTGGTCGGCCCGGTCGCCTGGCTGGTGGCGGGCAGGAACCGCGGCGCCCCCCGGTTCGTCGCGCCCGACGACAACCCCGAGTTCCTCCGGTCGCTCAAGGACCGCAAGAAGAAGGACGAGGGCGAGGCGCAGGCCTGA
- a CDS encoding menaquinone biosynthesis decarboxylase: MAYDDLRSLLRALERDGDLKRVKAEVDPYLEVGEIVDRVNKAGGPALLFENVKGSSMPLAMNVYGTDRRLLKALGLKSYSDISDRIGGLLKPELPHGFVGFREAFGKLAGMTHVPPKKVKSSDAPVQEVVLTGDDVDLETLPALFTWPDDGGSFFNLGLTHTKDPESGVRNLGLYRLQRHDRRTIGMHWQIHKDSRNHYKVAERRGERLPVAIAFGCPPAVTYASTAPLPGDIDEYLFAGFVQGKRVEMVDCKTVPLQVPAQAEVVLEGWLEPGKTLPEGPFGDHTGFYTPQEPFPALTIDCVTMRKRPLLQSIVVGRPPTEDGPLGRATERFFLPLLKIIVPDIVDYHLPEAGGFHNCAIVSIDKKYPKHAQKVMHAIWGAHMMSLTKLIVVVDSDCDVHDLHEVAWRALGNTDYARDLSIVEGPVDHLDHASYQQFWGGKAGIDATRKLPEEGYTRDGGWPEMVLSDPETAATVDRRWKEYGL; encoded by the coding sequence ATGGCTTACGACGATCTTCGCTCCCTCCTGCGGGCACTGGAGCGCGACGGCGACCTCAAACGCGTCAAGGCCGAGGTCGACCCCTACCTGGAGGTCGGGGAGATCGTCGACCGGGTCAACAAGGCGGGCGGCCCGGCGCTGCTCTTCGAGAACGTCAAGGGCTCCTCGATGCCCCTGGCCATGAACGTCTACGGCACCGACCGGCGCCTGCTCAAGGCGCTGGGGCTGAAGTCCTACAGCGACATCAGCGACCGGATCGGCGGCCTGCTCAAGCCCGAACTGCCGCACGGCTTCGTCGGCTTCCGCGAGGCCTTCGGCAAGCTGGCCGGGATGACCCACGTCCCGCCGAAGAAGGTCAAGTCCTCCGACGCCCCCGTCCAGGAGGTCGTCCTCACCGGCGACGACGTGGACCTGGAGACCCTCCCGGCCCTGTTCACCTGGCCGGACGACGGCGGCTCCTTCTTCAACCTCGGCCTTACGCACACCAAGGACCCGGAATCCGGCGTGCGCAACCTCGGCCTGTACCGGCTCCAGCGGCACGACCGCCGCACCATCGGCATGCACTGGCAGATCCACAAGGACAGCCGCAACCACTACAAGGTCGCCGAGCGGCGCGGCGAGCGGCTGCCCGTCGCGATCGCCTTCGGCTGCCCGCCGGCCGTGACATACGCCTCCACCGCCCCCCTCCCGGGCGACATCGACGAGTACCTCTTCGCGGGCTTCGTCCAGGGCAAGCGCGTCGAGATGGTCGACTGCAAGACGGTGCCCCTGCAGGTGCCCGCACAGGCCGAGGTCGTGCTGGAGGGCTGGCTGGAGCCCGGCAAGACGCTCCCCGAGGGCCCGTTCGGCGACCACACCGGCTTCTACACCCCGCAGGAGCCCTTCCCGGCCCTGACGATCGACTGCGTGACGATGCGGAAGCGGCCGCTGCTGCAGTCCATCGTGGTGGGCCGGCCACCGACGGAGGACGGGCCCCTGGGCCGGGCCACCGAGCGGTTCTTCCTGCCGCTGCTCAAGATCATCGTGCCGGATATCGTGGACTACCACCTGCCCGAGGCGGGCGGCTTCCACAACTGCGCGATCGTCTCGATCGACAAGAAGTACCCCAAGCACGCCCAGAAGGTCATGCACGCGATCTGGGGCGCCCACATGATGTCCCTGACCAAGCTGATCGTCGTCGTCGACTCCGACTGCGACGTCCACGACCTCCACGAGGTCGCCTGGCGGGCGCTCGGCAACACCGACTACGCCCGCGACCTCAGCATCGTCGAAGGCCCGGTCGACCATCTCGACCACGCCTCCTACCAGCAGTTCTGGGGCGGCAAGGCGGGCATCGACGCCACCCGGAAGCTGCCCGAGGAGGGCTACACCCGGGACGGCGGCTGGCCGGAGATGGTGCTGTCCGACCCGGAGACGGCAGCGACGGTGGACCGCCGCTGGAAGGAGTACGGCCTGTGA
- the mqnP gene encoding menaquinone biosynthesis prenyltransferase MqnP — translation MSSASAAIPQPGRTKAFLRLVMIEHSVFALPFAYIASLTAMFRLDGNIHWGRLFLVTLAMVGLRTFAMAANRIIDREIDARNPRTAHRELVTGAMSVKHAWTGALIALVFFLGAAALLNPLCLALAPLAVFPMVLYPYGKRFTNFPQAILGLAQSMGPIGAWLAVTGEWSWEAVILGLAVGIWIGGFDLIYACQDVDSDRDSGVLSVPARFGIPAAIRGARACHAVTTALLVWYALATGAGAFFWLGLAIVAGAFLYEHSIVRPHDLSRLNRAFFSVNGFIGIALFVCALLDLAVRGLSP, via the coding sequence GTGAGTTCCGCTTCCGCCGCGATCCCGCAGCCGGGACGCACCAAGGCCTTCCTGCGCCTGGTGATGATCGAGCACTCGGTCTTCGCGCTGCCCTTCGCCTATATCGCCTCCCTCACCGCGATGTTCCGGCTCGACGGCAACATCCACTGGGGGCGGCTGTTCCTCGTCACCCTGGCCATGGTCGGCCTGCGCACCTTCGCGATGGCCGCCAACCGGATCATCGACCGCGAGATCGACGCCCGTAACCCCCGCACCGCCCATCGGGAGCTGGTCACCGGCGCGATGTCGGTGAAGCACGCCTGGACCGGCGCCCTGATCGCCCTGGTCTTCTTCCTCGGCGCGGCCGCCCTCCTCAATCCGCTGTGCCTGGCCCTGGCCCCCCTCGCGGTCTTCCCGATGGTGCTCTACCCCTACGGCAAGCGGTTCACGAACTTCCCCCAGGCCATCCTGGGCCTGGCCCAGTCCATGGGCCCGATCGGCGCCTGGCTGGCCGTCACCGGCGAGTGGTCCTGGGAAGCGGTGATCCTCGGCCTCGCCGTGGGCATCTGGATCGGCGGCTTCGACCTGATCTACGCCTGCCAGGACGTCGACTCCGACCGCGATTCCGGCGTGCTGTCGGTGCCCGCCCGCTTCGGCATCCCGGCCGCCATCCGGGGCGCCCGGGCCTGCCACGCCGTCACCACCGCCCTTCTCGTCTGGTACGCCCTGGCCACCGGCGCGGGTGCCTTCTTCTGGCTCGGCCTGGCGATCGTGGCCGGCGCCTTCCTCTACGAGCACAGCATCGTCCGGCCGCACGACCTGTCCCGGCTGAACCGGGCCTTCTTCAGCGTCAACGGGTTCATCGGGATCGCGCTGTTCGTGTGCGCGCTGCTCGACCTGGCGGTGCGGGGCCTCAGCCCTTGA
- a CDS encoding DUF4870 domain-containing protein, translating to MWAHLGLVITLAVGSSVCCLGPMLCWIVPLVIRNDERNRHDPFIRHHATQALNHAITQAIALTVGMILGTVTYLGVIFTLVSHSDGDMPSGLPALPVTTGVLFAALVVYCIAGFVFAVIGTTKANSGQWWSYPKLFAIRFVKG from the coding sequence ATGTGGGCACACCTGGGTCTGGTCATCACGCTGGCCGTGGGCAGCAGCGTCTGCTGCCTGGGCCCGATGCTGTGCTGGATCGTTCCGCTGGTGATCCGCAACGATGAGCGGAACCGGCACGACCCCTTCATACGGCACCACGCCACCCAGGCCCTCAACCACGCCATCACGCAGGCGATCGCGCTCACGGTCGGCATGATCCTGGGAACCGTGACCTACCTCGGGGTCATCTTCACGCTCGTCTCGCACAGCGACGGCGACATGCCCAGCGGCCTGCCGGCCCTACCGGTGACCACGGGCGTGCTCTTCGCCGCCCTCGTCGTGTACTGCATAGCCGGCTTCGTGTTCGCCGTCATTGGCACGACCAAGGCGAACAGCGGCCAGTGGTGGTCCTACCCGAAGCTCTTCGCGATCCGCTTCGTCAAGGGCTGA